A single genomic interval of Oryza sativa Japonica Group chromosome 7, ASM3414082v1 harbors:
- the LOC4342237 gene encoding flavin-containing monooxygenase FMO GS-OX-like 9 translates to MVSNHDDGKPPAKWKKVCVVGAGMAGLAAARELRREGHAVTVLEQAGDVGGQWLYDPRTDDPLGASPAPVRVHSSMYASLRLISPREAMGFTDFPFLPVDGAGGGGRDPRRFPGHREVLLYLKDFCDAFGLMDAVRLSLNTRVLRVAMAPPQCRAPAVAGGERKWVVRSVRVGERDDTGVQEEVFDAVVVATGHYSQPSVPTIKGMEAWRRRQLHSHSYRLPEPFRDEVVVMVGCGDSGKDIALDLISVAKEVHLTDKSTEEATTPAMSKLLAKYANLHLRPRVEHLCEDGTVVFVDGSRVVADTVMYCTGYVYSFPFLDTDGVVTVDDNRVGPLFEHVFPPALAPSLSFVGVPRKVPAPWFFEAQGKWVAQVLSGRRTLPPVEEMLRAVDEHYRARAAAGVPVKYTHELGGIEPQKYIEFGEKYCGFPRYEDWKREMIVSTISRRDDDDMETFRDRVDDDSDHVRLCLKSWHCSSPARHQASLAVSAADGHPPPPRLAQTAKAIAADAL, encoded by the exons ATGGTGTCCAACCACGACGACGGCAAGCCACCGGCGAAGTGGAAGAAGGTGTGCGTCGTCGGGGCGGGCATGGCCGGCcttgcggcggcgcgggagctgCGCCGGGAGGGCCACGCCGTGACGGTGCTTGAgcaggccggcgacgtgggcgggcAGTGGCTGTACGACCCGCGCACCGACGACCCGCTCGGCGCGTCCCCGGCGCCGGTGCGCGTGCACAGCAGCATGTACGCGTCGCTCCGCCTCATCAGCCCCCGCGAGGCCATGGGCTTCACCgacttccccttcctccccgtcgacggcgccggcggcggcggccgcgacccGCGCCGCTTCCCCGGCCACCGCGAGGTGCTCCTCTACCTCAAGGACTTCTGCGACGCGTTCGGCCTCATGGACGCCGTCCGCCTCAGCCTCAACACCAGGGTCCTCCGCGTCGCCATGGCGCCTCCTCAATGTCGcgcccccgccgtcgccggcggcgagcggaaaTGGGTGGTCAGGTCCGTACGCGTCGGCGAGCGCGACGACACGGGTGTTCAGGAAGAGGTGTTCgacgccgtcgtggtcgccaccGGGCACTACTCGCAGCCCAGCGTGCCAACCATCAAAGGAATggaggcgtggaggcggcggcagctgcacaGCCACTCGTACCGGCTGCCGGAGCCGTTCCGCGACGAG GTGGTTGTCATGGTGGGCTGCGGCGACAGCGGCAAGGACATCGCGCTGGACCTCATCAGCGTCGCCAAGGAGGTGCACCTCACGGACAAGTCGACGGAGGAGGCCACGACGCCGGCGATGTCCAAGCTGCTCGCCAAGTACGCCAACCTCCACCTGAGGCCACGGGTCGAACACCTGTGCGAGGACGGGACGGTGGTGTTCGTCGACGGCTcgcgcgtcgtcgccgacaCCGTCATGTACTGCACCGGGTACGTCTACTCGTTCCCGTTCCTGGACACGGACGGGGTGGTCACCGTCGACGACAACCGCGTCGGGCCGCTGTTCGAGCACGTGTTCccgccggcgctggcgccgTCGCTGTCGTTCGTCGGCGTCCCGAGGAAGGTGCCGGCGCCATGGTTCTTCGAGGCGCAGGGGAAGTGGGTGGCGCAGGTGCTGTCCGGGAGGAGGACGCTGCCGCCGGTGGAGGAGATGCTGCGCGCCGTCGACGAGCACTACCGCGCCAgggcggccgccggcgtgccgGTCAAGTACACGCACGAGCTCGGCGGCATCGAGCCTCAG AAGTACATCGAGTTCGGGGAGAAGTATTGCGGGTTCCCGCGCTACGAGGATTGGAAGAGGGAGATGATCGTGTCCACCATCAGTAGGAGGGATGACGACGACATGGAGACATTTCGCGACCGCGTCGACGACGACAGTGACCATGTCCGGCTCTGCCTCAAGAGCTGGCACTGCTCATCACCTGCTCGACATCAAGCCTCTCTTGCTGTTTCTGCTGCTGAtggccatcctcctcctcctcgtcttgcACAGACGGCCAAGGCCATCGCTGCTGATGCTCTGTAG
- the LOC107275470 gene encoding 3'-5' exonuclease → MGVQWTPPFRRATIRPGTLQLCAGHRCLVFQLAHADAAVPAALRRFLADERVVFVGYGVRSDCRKLEEQHGLEVARTVELRSLAGMGNTSMQRMAEEHLGWDGVTTKPRKVGTSRWDARRLSKEQVQYACVDAYLSFRLAVHVVAAPEPDATSSTSSSE, encoded by the coding sequence ATGGGGGTGCAGTGGACGCCGCCGTTCCGCCGCGCCACGATCCGGCCGGGCACGCTGCAGCTGTGCGCGGGGCACCGGTGCCTGGTGTTCCAGCTCgcgcacgccgacgccgccgtccccgccgcgctCCGGCGGTTCCTGGCCGACGAGCGCGTCGTGTTCGTCGGCTACGGCGTGCGGTCCGACTGCCGCAAGCTGGAGGAACAGCACGGGCTGGAGGTGGCGCGCACGGTGGAGCTGCGGTCGCTGGCCGGCATGGGGAACACGTCGATGCAGCGCATGGCGGAGGAGCACCTCGGGTGGGACGGGGTGACGACGAAGCCGAGGAAGGTCGGGACGAGCAGGTGGGACGCGCGCAGGCTGAGCAAGGAGCAGGTGCAGTACGCCTGCGTCGACGCCTACCTCTCCTTCCGCCTCGCCGTCCATGTCGTCGCCGCGCCGGAGCCGGACGCGACGTCGTCTACCTCTTCTTCCGAGTAA